A single Symbiobacterium thermophilum IAM 14863 DNA region contains:
- the dtd gene encoding D-aminoacyl-tRNA deacylase — protein sequence MRAVVQRVSRARVTVGGEVVGQIGPGYVVLLGVSREDDEAAADYLAEKVAGLRVFEDEEGKMNRSIQEAGGAVLAVSQFTLYGDVRRGRRPGFDRAARPEQAEPLYRRFVERLRALGLHVETGRFQTHMEVELVNDGPVTILIDSEKTF from the coding sequence TTGCGGGCAGTCGTGCAACGGGTCAGCCGCGCCCGGGTCACCGTCGGAGGCGAGGTGGTGGGCCAGATCGGCCCCGGCTACGTGGTGCTGCTGGGCGTGTCCCGGGAGGACGACGAGGCCGCGGCGGACTACCTCGCCGAGAAGGTCGCCGGGCTGCGGGTCTTCGAGGACGAGGAAGGCAAGATGAACCGGTCGATTCAGGAGGCTGGCGGAGCGGTCCTGGCCGTCAGCCAGTTCACCCTGTACGGCGACGTGCGCCGGGGCCGGCGGCCCGGGTTCGACCGGGCGGCGCGCCCGGAGCAGGCGGAGCCGCTGTACCGGCGGTTTGTGGAGCGGCTGCGCGCGCTGGGGCTTCACGTGGAGACCGGCCGGTTCCAGACGCATATGGAGGTGGAACTGGTCAACGACGGGCCGGTCACCATCCTGATCGACTCGGAGAAGACGTTCTGA
- a CDS encoding DoxX family protein, producing MTNIFQGPKSSWIWLVIRLYVGYQWLVAGWHKIVDGFDASGFLKGAIAKAVPAAEGAKPVVQGWWAAFLEGFALPNVGLFNFLIPWGEFLVGLALILGFATIFAATMGMVMNFAFLLSGTISTNPNYLILQFILVSLGGAYAGYIGIDYYFRPVWRKAIARILPGEGNAAAQRA from the coding sequence ATGACGAACATCTTCCAGGGGCCCAAGAGCAGCTGGATCTGGCTCGTGATTCGCCTGTACGTCGGTTACCAGTGGCTGGTCGCCGGATGGCACAAGATCGTCGACGGATTCGACGCCAGCGGCTTCCTGAAGGGAGCCATCGCGAAGGCAGTCCCCGCCGCCGAGGGTGCCAAGCCGGTCGTCCAGGGCTGGTGGGCAGCTTTCCTCGAAGGGTTCGCCCTTCCCAACGTCGGCCTGTTCAACTTCTTGATTCCCTGGGGCGAGTTCCTCGTCGGCCTGGCGCTCATCCTCGGCTTCGCCACGATCTTCGCCGCAACGATGGGCATGGTCATGAACTTCGCCTTCCTGCTCAGCGGCACCATCAGCACCAACCCCAACTACCTGATCCTGCAGTTCATCCTGGTCAGCCTGGGAGGCGCCTACGCCGGCTACATCGGCATCGACTACTACTTCCGGCCTGTCTGGCGCAAGGCAATTGCACGCATCCTGCCCGGTGAGGGCAACGCAGCAGCGCAGCGAGCCTAG
- a CDS encoding serine hydrolase, with protein sequence MNGRAWHRRLPWLALGLAGLLALAPVTAAAPGGPSVLRVPDDAADVVRRIERLTRWAPGVVSVWYYDLSTHETFGVRADEVYTAASTVKVLIANYLYHLAATGQVSLDEPLAIRAVDWKDGSGILNGVPDGTRLPLREVARLMLVHSDNTAANALMRRLGVQPMVQYYRSLGIRYGTPRMHTPGELWEGNRIAPEDLGIVLRNIWEAARRSPEPWEELLGFMRESRSKGRIPAGLPSHVPMANKTGSKGTSFHDAALVLDRRPYVLVVMTQGMTARQASHYIAAVSREVWEWHVRRGVRRP encoded by the coding sequence GTGAATGGCAGGGCATGGCACCGGCGGCTCCCCTGGCTGGCCCTCGGGTTGGCGGGCCTGCTTGCGCTGGCGCCGGTCACCGCGGCGGCCCCGGGCGGGCCGTCCGTCCTGCGGGTGCCGGACGACGCGGCCGACGTGGTGCGCAGGATCGAGCGGCTGACCCGGTGGGCGCCGGGGGTGGTCAGCGTCTGGTACTACGACCTCTCCACCCACGAGACCTTCGGGGTGCGGGCGGACGAGGTGTATACGGCGGCCAGCACGGTCAAGGTGCTGATCGCCAATTACCTCTACCACCTGGCGGCGACGGGGCAGGTGTCGCTGGACGAGCCGCTGGCCATCCGGGCGGTGGACTGGAAGGACGGATCGGGCATCCTCAACGGCGTGCCGGACGGGACCCGGCTGCCGCTGCGGGAGGTCGCGCGCCTGATGCTGGTGCACAGCGACAACACGGCCGCCAACGCCCTCATGCGCAGGCTCGGCGTCCAGCCCATGGTGCAGTATTACCGCAGCCTGGGCATCCGGTACGGCACCCCCCGGATGCACACCCCGGGGGAGCTGTGGGAGGGGAACCGCATCGCCCCCGAGGATCTGGGCATCGTCCTGCGCAATATCTGGGAGGCGGCCCGACGGTCCCCCGAACCCTGGGAGGAGCTGCTGGGGTTCATGCGTGAGTCCAGGTCCAAGGGCCGGATCCCGGCCGGACTGCCTTCCCACGTGCCGATGGCGAACAAGACGGGGTCCAAGGGGACGTCCTTTCACGACGCGGCCCTCGTCCTGGACCGGCGCCCCTACGTGCTGGTGGTGATGACACAGGGCATGACGGCGCGCCAGGCCAGCCACTACATCGCCGCCGTGTCCCGGGAGGTGTGGGAGTGGCATGTGCGCCGGGGCGTCCGGCGTCCGTGA
- the scfB gene encoding thioether cross-link-forming SCIFF peptide maturase — MQHGEIHRFEMQGTRLVLDVHSGSLHLVDDVVWDLLEYGPEGPDEAGLERLRARHGAAGVEEALAEIAELRAQGLLFAPPPEWEPVMPKPGDPLRAICLNVAHACNLRCTYCFADDGTYGGPVKLMPFEVARQAVDLLIRLSGPRPVCEVDFFGGEPLMNWKVVRETIAYAREAGRRAGKAFTFTLTTNATLLTPEILDELDREQVSLILSLDGRPEVHDAKRSGSSRRVEEAIRMVLERRAPGGKPVWEYGAAQGATGRGAYAVLRGTYTADNLDFAEDALYMVDRMHSPYFSLEPVVATPDAPYALREEHLPRLLAEYERLAAEVDRRRREGRPITFHHFAVEAETGPCLPRRVQGCGAGVQYLAVTPEGDLYPCHQFVGRERFRLGNVAEGVVEKELQARLAGCHIYTKESCPTCWARYYCSGGCHANADLLNGDIFKPESIGCALTKKRVECGLWLKAQALLDTGD, encoded by the coding sequence GTGCAGCACGGGGAGATCCATCGTTTCGAAATGCAGGGCACCAGGCTGGTGCTCGATGTGCATAGCGGCAGCCTGCACCTGGTGGATGACGTGGTGTGGGACCTGCTGGAGTACGGCCCTGAGGGGCCCGACGAGGCCGGGCTGGAGCGCCTGCGGGCGCGCCACGGCGCGGCCGGGGTGGAGGAGGCCCTCGCGGAGATCGCAGAACTCAGGGCGCAGGGGCTGCTGTTTGCCCCGCCGCCCGAGTGGGAGCCGGTCATGCCCAAGCCGGGCGACCCGCTGCGGGCGATCTGCCTCAACGTCGCCCACGCGTGCAACCTGAGATGCACCTACTGCTTCGCCGACGACGGCACCTACGGCGGCCCCGTGAAGCTGATGCCGTTCGAGGTCGCCCGGCAGGCCGTGGACCTCCTCATCCGGCTGAGCGGTCCCCGGCCCGTCTGCGAGGTCGACTTCTTCGGCGGCGAGCCGCTGATGAACTGGAAGGTCGTCCGGGAGACCATTGCCTACGCCCGGGAAGCCGGGCGCCGGGCCGGCAAGGCCTTCACCTTCACTCTGACGACCAACGCCACGCTGCTCACCCCCGAGATTCTGGACGAGCTGGACCGGGAGCAGGTCAGCCTGATCCTGAGCCTGGACGGCCGGCCCGAGGTGCATGACGCCAAGCGGTCGGGCTCCAGCCGGAGGGTCGAGGAAGCGATCCGGATGGTGCTGGAGCGGCGGGCCCCGGGCGGGAAGCCCGTATGGGAGTACGGGGCGGCCCAGGGCGCCACGGGCCGGGGCGCGTACGCGGTCTTGCGGGGCACCTACACCGCGGACAACCTGGACTTTGCCGAGGACGCCCTGTACATGGTGGACCGGATGCACTCGCCCTACTTCTCGCTGGAGCCGGTGGTCGCGACGCCCGACGCTCCTTACGCGCTCCGGGAGGAGCACCTGCCGCGGCTTCTGGCCGAGTACGAGCGGCTGGCCGCGGAAGTGGACCGGCGGCGCCGGGAGGGGCGGCCCATCACCTTCCACCACTTCGCGGTGGAGGCCGAGACCGGTCCCTGCCTGCCCCGTCGGGTGCAGGGGTGCGGCGCCGGCGTCCAGTACCTCGCGGTGACCCCCGAGGGCGACCTCTACCCGTGCCACCAGTTCGTCGGACGGGAGCGGTTCCGCCTGGGCAACGTGGCCGAGGGCGTCGTGGAGAAGGAGCTGCAGGCCCGGCTGGCGGGCTGCCACATCTACACCAAGGAGTCCTGCCCCACCTGCTGGGCCCGCTACTACTGCAGCGGCGGCTGCCACGCCAACGCGGACCTGCTGAACGGCGACATCTTCAAGCCCGAGTCCATCGGGTGCGCCCTGACGAAGAAGCGGGTCGAGTGTGGCCTCTGGCTGAAGGCGCAGGCGCTGCTGGACACGGGGGACTAG
- the pepF gene encoding oligoendopeptidase F, with protein sequence MRLRRNEVPVELTWNLHDLFPSHEAWEAEGKAIEADLPAVTQYKGRLAEGPATLAAALKAFETLLERMVRWGTYANLLASGDGSDPENQGMLAKAYALQAQFMAATAFIKSEILALPEGQAAAWMAADPELAVYRPALEQVLIERPYKLHPQTEEALAALSEVSEAPFIIYERARSSDMTFEPITAPDGRSLPVSFSLYEDELELSADTAVRRAAFDSFTRGLKAYQNTLAATFATEVKKNIVLSRLRGYESVTHMLLAPHRIDHGVYHNLLDVIQSELAPHMRRYARLRKRVLGLDEMRYCDIEAPLDPGYNPQVTREEAANLILDALSVLGPEYRAIIERAFNERWIDWADNVGKQAGAFCTSPYGAHSYILLTFTGHMRSAFTLAHELGHAGHFELANRHQRLLNVEPSLFFVEAPSTMNEVLLADHILKGTDDKRMRRWVITQLLMTYHHNFVRHLLEAELQRRIYAQAEKGVPVTAQLLSETKGAILEQFWGGEVVIDEGAKLTWMRQPHYYMGLYPYTYSAGLTCGTLMAQRIKEEGQPAAEQWVEVLKLGGSLPPMELMARAGVDMTSPEPIRKAIAYVGSLIDELEASF encoded by the coding sequence GTGCGACTCCGCCGAAACGAGGTTCCTGTGGAGCTGACCTGGAACCTGCACGACCTGTTCCCGTCCCACGAGGCCTGGGAGGCCGAAGGGAAGGCGATTGAGGCCGACCTGCCCGCGGTCACCCAGTACAAGGGCCGCCTCGCCGAAGGGCCGGCGACGCTGGCCGCCGCGCTGAAGGCGTTCGAAACCTTGCTTGAACGGATGGTGCGCTGGGGGACCTACGCCAACCTGCTGGCGAGCGGTGACGGGTCGGATCCCGAGAACCAGGGGATGCTGGCCAAGGCCTATGCGCTGCAGGCGCAGTTCATGGCGGCGACGGCCTTCATCAAGTCCGAGATCCTCGCGCTTCCCGAGGGGCAGGCGGCGGCGTGGATGGCGGCCGACCCGGAGCTGGCGGTCTACCGGCCTGCGCTGGAGCAGGTCCTGATCGAGCGGCCCTACAAGCTGCATCCCCAGACCGAGGAGGCGCTGGCCGCGCTGTCCGAGGTCAGCGAGGCCCCGTTCATCATCTACGAGCGGGCCCGTTCCTCTGACATGACCTTCGAGCCCATCACCGCCCCGGACGGGCGCAGCCTGCCGGTGTCGTTCTCCCTGTACGAGGACGAGCTGGAACTGTCGGCGGACACGGCGGTCCGGCGGGCCGCGTTCGACTCCTTCACCCGGGGGCTGAAGGCGTACCAGAACACCCTCGCCGCCACCTTCGCCACCGAGGTGAAGAAGAACATCGTCCTGTCCCGGCTGCGGGGGTACGAATCGGTCACGCACATGCTGCTGGCGCCGCACCGCATCGACCACGGGGTCTACCACAACCTGCTGGACGTGATCCAGTCCGAGCTGGCCCCGCACATGCGCCGCTACGCCCGGCTGCGCAAGCGGGTGCTGGGGCTGGACGAGATGCGCTACTGCGACATCGAGGCGCCGCTGGACCCCGGTTACAACCCGCAGGTGACGCGGGAGGAGGCCGCCAACCTGATCCTGGACGCCCTGAGCGTGCTGGGGCCCGAGTACCGGGCGATCATCGAGCGGGCGTTCAATGAGCGCTGGATCGACTGGGCGGACAACGTGGGCAAGCAGGCGGGCGCCTTCTGCACCTCGCCGTACGGGGCCCATTCGTACATCCTCCTGACGTTCACGGGCCACATGCGCTCGGCGTTCACCCTGGCGCACGAGCTGGGCCATGCGGGCCACTTCGAACTGGCCAACCGCCATCAGCGGCTGCTGAACGTGGAACCGTCCCTGTTCTTCGTCGAAGCCCCGTCGACCATGAACGAGGTGCTGCTGGCGGACCACATCCTGAAGGGCACGGATGACAAGCGCATGCGGCGGTGGGTCATCACGCAGCTCCTGATGACCTATCACCACAACTTCGTCCGCCACCTGCTGGAGGCGGAGCTGCAGCGGCGGATCTACGCCCAGGCCGAGAAGGGCGTTCCCGTTACCGCGCAACTGCTTTCCGAGACGAAGGGGGCCATCCTGGAGCAGTTCTGGGGCGGCGAGGTGGTCATCGACGAAGGCGCGAAGCTCACCTGGATGCGCCAGCCCCACTACTACATGGGGCTCTACCCGTACACCTACTCCGCCGGCCTCACCTGCGGCACCCTGATGGCGCAGCGGATCAAGGAGGAAGGGCAGCCGGCGGCGGAGCAGTGGGTGGAGGTGCTGAAGCTCGGCGGCAGCCTGCCGCCCATGGAGCTGATGGCCCGGGCCGGCGTCGACATGACCAGCCCCGAACCGATCCGCAAGGCGATCGCCTACGTCGGGTCGTTGATCGACGAGCTGGAAGCGTCTTTCTGA
- a CDS encoding HXXEE domain-containing protein, giving the protein MTRRTLFWLGPLVFLVHDLEEVFLARAWVEQNLLLIAGTPFEPVVEAMGYEPGKFGLVVALATVVYGVIAWSAARACQPGLSLNLYVATVLTLFVNVITHVGQALLLRMYTPGVITAVLVFLPYTVAAFRMLRAQRLLTATTWKTSPLMGIGMLAALFGLMIAL; this is encoded by the coding sequence ATGACACGGAGAACCCTCTTCTGGCTGGGCCCGCTGGTCTTCCTGGTCCACGATCTGGAGGAGGTGTTTCTGGCGCGGGCCTGGGTGGAGCAGAACCTCTTGCTGATCGCGGGCACGCCTTTCGAACCCGTCGTCGAGGCGATGGGTTATGAACCCGGGAAGTTCGGCCTCGTCGTCGCCCTGGCCACCGTCGTGTACGGGGTGATCGCCTGGTCCGCAGCCCGAGCGTGTCAGCCCGGACTGAGCCTGAACCTCTATGTCGCCACGGTACTGACCCTGTTTGTCAACGTCATCACGCACGTGGGGCAGGCCCTCCTGCTCAGGATGTACACTCCGGGCGTGATCACCGCGGTGCTGGTGTTTCTGCCCTACACGGTGGCCGCGTTTCGCATGCTGAGAGCCCAACGTCTGCTGACCGCGACCACCTGGAAGACCAGTCCTCTCATGGGCATCGGCATGCTGGCCGCCCTCTTCGGGCTGATGATCGCCCTCTGA
- a CDS encoding RelA/SpoT family protein, which translates to MTAVIDIQPLLDKVRSYNPTADVALIDNAFAFAKQAHEGQCRRSGEPYITHPIAVAEIVASLELDEESIAAALLHDVLEDCGVKYEELEERFGKEVATLVDGVSKLDRLQFTSRDEAQVENLRKMFLAMAKDLRVILIKLADRLHNMRTLKHQPSDAQVRIAQETMDIYAPLAHRLGLSEIKWELEDLAFRILEPDRYQEMAYLVARKRQERMAITQDLMDQLREVLEKEGIQAEISGRPKHFYSIYKKMYRQGKDISQIYDLIAIRIIVEEVKDCYAVLGIIHSHWKPLPLRFKDYIATPKPNMYQSLHTTVIGPHGEPFEIQIRTREMHRTAEFGVAAHWSYKEGKTDKEFDRKLQWLRSLLEWHQEIRDAREFVESVKVDIFSDQVFVFSPKGHVFSLPAGGTPLDFAFAVHSDIGYRCVGAKVNGKIAPLDTALKNGDVVEILTSKQSPGPSIDWLKIVKTASAKNKIRQFFKRERREENLARGKEILKGEVQKTGIEPHELMRDEWMAEVCRKVSVKDVDDLYVAIGIGSLNAASVVSRLREMYEKEKRAQEPAAPVEIEKKDWSGYGKASNGIRVKGVSNLVVRLSRCCTPVPGDPIIGYVTRGRGVTVHRIDCPNMEDLAKDPDRLIEVAWEENYQTTAPVEVQVTALDRSGLLADVVSIIADARINMLSTSSRANKSKIATLDLVLEIRDAQQLQYVMNKIGKVRDVMHVERVVRERRGKAARAKQA; encoded by the coding sequence GTGACAGCCGTGATCGATATCCAACCGCTCTTGGATAAGGTGCGCTCGTACAACCCGACCGCGGATGTCGCCCTGATTGACAACGCCTTCGCGTTCGCCAAGCAGGCGCATGAAGGCCAGTGCCGACGATCGGGGGAGCCGTATATCACGCACCCGATCGCCGTTGCCGAAATCGTGGCCTCGCTGGAGCTGGATGAGGAGTCCATCGCCGCCGCCCTCCTGCACGACGTGCTGGAGGACTGCGGCGTGAAGTACGAGGAGCTGGAGGAGCGGTTCGGCAAGGAGGTCGCCACGCTGGTGGACGGGGTCTCCAAGCTGGACCGGCTCCAGTTCACGTCGCGCGACGAGGCGCAGGTGGAGAACCTGCGCAAGATGTTTCTCGCGATGGCCAAGGACCTGCGCGTCATCCTGATCAAGCTGGCGGACCGGCTGCACAACATGCGCACGCTGAAGCACCAGCCGTCGGACGCGCAGGTGCGCATCGCGCAGGAGACGATGGACATCTACGCGCCGCTGGCCCACCGGCTGGGGCTCAGCGAGATCAAGTGGGAGCTGGAGGACCTCGCCTTCCGCATCCTGGAGCCCGACCGCTACCAGGAGATGGCCTACCTGGTGGCCCGCAAGCGGCAGGAGCGGATGGCCATCACCCAGGACCTGATGGACCAGCTGCGGGAGGTGCTGGAGAAGGAAGGGATCCAGGCGGAGATCTCCGGCCGCCCGAAGCACTTCTACTCCATCTACAAGAAGATGTACCGGCAGGGCAAGGACATCTCGCAGATCTACGACCTCATCGCGATCCGGATCATCGTGGAGGAGGTCAAGGACTGCTATGCCGTGCTGGGCATCATCCACAGCCACTGGAAGCCGCTGCCGCTCCGGTTCAAGGACTATATCGCCACGCCCAAGCCCAACATGTACCAGTCGCTGCACACGACGGTAATCGGGCCGCACGGCGAGCCCTTTGAGATCCAGATCCGCACCCGCGAAATGCACCGCACCGCCGAGTTCGGCGTGGCGGCCCACTGGTCGTACAAGGAAGGCAAGACCGACAAGGAGTTCGACCGGAAGCTGCAGTGGCTGCGGTCGCTGCTGGAGTGGCACCAGGAGATCCGCGACGCCCGGGAGTTCGTCGAGTCGGTCAAGGTGGACATCTTCTCCGACCAGGTCTTCGTCTTCTCCCCCAAGGGGCACGTGTTCAGCCTGCCTGCGGGCGGCACGCCCCTGGACTTCGCCTTCGCCGTCCACTCCGACATCGGGTACCGGTGCGTCGGGGCCAAGGTCAACGGCAAGATCGCGCCGCTGGACACGGCGCTGAAGAACGGCGACGTGGTGGAGATCCTGACCTCCAAGCAGTCGCCGGGCCCCTCCATCGACTGGCTGAAGATCGTCAAGACCGCCTCGGCCAAGAACAAGATCCGCCAGTTCTTCAAGCGGGAGCGCCGGGAGGAGAACCTGGCCCGGGGCAAGGAGATCCTGAAGGGCGAGGTACAGAAGACCGGCATCGAGCCGCACGAGCTGATGCGGGACGAGTGGATGGCCGAGGTCTGCCGGAAGGTCAGCGTCAAGGACGTGGACGACCTCTACGTGGCCATCGGCATCGGCTCGCTGAACGCCGCCTCCGTGGTCTCCCGGCTGCGGGAGATGTACGAGAAGGAGAAGCGGGCCCAGGAGCCGGCCGCGCCCGTCGAGATCGAGAAGAAGGACTGGTCCGGTTACGGCAAGGCCTCCAACGGCATCCGGGTCAAAGGCGTGTCCAACCTGGTGGTGCGGCTCTCCCGGTGCTGTACCCCCGTCCCCGGCGACCCGATCATCGGTTACGTCACCCGCGGCCGCGGGGTCACGGTGCACCGCATCGACTGCCCCAATATGGAGGACCTGGCCAAGGACCCCGACCGGCTGATCGAGGTGGCCTGGGAGGAGAACTACCAGACCACCGCCCCGGTGGAGGTGCAGGTGACGGCCCTCGACCGCTCCGGGCTGCTGGCGGACGTGGTCTCCATCATCGCCGACGCCCGGATCAACATGCTCTCCACGTCCAGCCGGGCGAACAAGTCGAAGATCGCCACGTTGGACCTGGTGTTGGAGATCCGCGACGCGCAGCAGCTGCAGTACGTGATGAACAAGATCGGCAAGGTCCGAGACGTCATGCACGTCGAGCGCGTGGTGCGGGAGCGGCGCGGGAAGGCTGCGCGGGCCAAGCAGGCGTGA
- a CDS encoding adenine phosphoribosyltransferase, producing the protein MDFKSKIRTVDDFPKPGISFKDITTLLKDGEAFHAAIETMAAHFEPLGINMVTGPEARGYIFASALAFRLRAGFVPIRKPGKLPWKTRSISYQLEYGEDRLEVHEDAFQPGQKVLVVDDLLATGGTIRATIDLVESLGAKVVGVAVLIELSDLGGRKRLEGHDVISLVQF; encoded by the coding sequence ATGGATTTCAAGTCGAAGATCCGCACCGTAGACGATTTCCCCAAGCCCGGGATCTCGTTCAAGGATATCACGACCCTGCTGAAGGACGGCGAGGCGTTCCACGCCGCGATCGAGACCATGGCCGCGCACTTCGAGCCGCTGGGCATCAACATGGTGACGGGCCCAGAGGCTCGTGGCTATATCTTTGCGTCCGCCCTGGCTTTCCGGCTGCGGGCCGGCTTCGTGCCCATCCGCAAGCCGGGCAAGCTGCCGTGGAAGACCCGCAGCATCTCGTATCAACTGGAGTACGGCGAGGATAGGCTGGAGGTACACGAGGACGCCTTCCAACCCGGACAGAAGGTGCTCGTGGTCGACGACCTGCTCGCTACGGGCGGCACGATTCGGGCCACCATTGACCTGGTGGAGTCGCTGGGCGCCAAGGTGGTCGGTGTCGCCGTGCTGATCGAGCTCTCGGACCTCGGCGGCAGGAAGCGGTTGGAAGGCCACGATGTGATTTCGCTGGTCCAGTTCTGA
- the recJ gene encoding single-stranded-DNA-specific exonuclease RecJ, with protein sequence MARPYRPKRWRPEPADPAGARLLSRQLSISPVTAQVLINRGLTTPEAAQAFLTPGRDRIHDPFLLKDMREAVDLIRARLRSGGPIMVYGDYDADGVTATATLLLALRALGAEVAYYIPDRFREGYGLNAGALRSIRARGYDFIVTVDTGVAAVAEAQVARELGITLVVTDHHEPGPVLPDVPALVNPRRPDCTYPFKGLAGVGVAFKLALALGAPNAWDLLDIVTLGTVADMMPLVDENRAIVREGLSRLGATHRPGLRALMQVAGVQPPVTAGHVGFALGPRINALGRMSSAEAGVELLLTEDPARAEELARRLDEENRARQEIEAAILEEALAQAAALPPEEREYALVLAGEGWHHGVVGICASRVLEVYHRPTILLSIEGDEVRGSARSIPGFHMQRALLQMSELFTRFGGHAAAAGLSLRGRDLVPELRRRMNRLAAEWLRPEDLVPEQRVDAFVALDQIDEGLIRELEALEPFGLGNPAPVLATDGLQVVDGRAIGRNGQHLKLFLRPDGDGAAAPVEAVGWNMAVAMPEPGRRIAVAYEPEINTYMGRSRIQLVLKDMKPAAGGEPFRLTDAHCLAWDPLSPSVNGAPAGFPVHVVDARGGRLAGLLAAMAGAGPAPGAREVAAEMEDEWGADGEEADPKLLYLAALCRPAEARALVLTASPWAAAALADRLERLGPETRRTVALWLPGEPEPAAGRLVVAAHGQVARGPYSDVVLWHPPYAAVGYPAERLHLLWDEQDWALAEECLGWPCPDRDVLVHLYRLLQTGEASPSTLARRLNEVPGPWNRLRYESGLAIFREIGLLDGAGRLCAARGVRFDLEASPRYRRGQEVRALLAARQTFPGSASA encoded by the coding sequence GTCTACGGCGACTACGACGCCGACGGGGTGACCGCCACGGCCACGCTCCTCCTGGCCTTGCGCGCCCTCGGGGCGGAAGTGGCGTATTACATACCGGACCGCTTCCGCGAGGGGTACGGCCTCAACGCCGGGGCGCTTCGGTCCATCCGCGCGCGCGGGTACGACTTCATCGTGACGGTCGACACCGGCGTCGCCGCCGTGGCCGAGGCGCAGGTGGCCCGGGAACTGGGCATCACCCTGGTGGTCACCGACCACCACGAGCCCGGCCCGGTGCTGCCCGACGTGCCGGCCCTGGTGAACCCCAGGCGGCCGGACTGCACGTATCCCTTCAAGGGGCTCGCCGGGGTGGGGGTCGCGTTCAAGCTGGCGCTGGCCCTGGGCGCCCCCAACGCGTGGGACCTGCTGGACATCGTGACCCTGGGCACCGTGGCGGACATGATGCCGCTGGTGGACGAGAACCGGGCCATCGTCCGGGAGGGGCTGTCCCGCCTGGGCGCGACCCATCGGCCGGGCCTGCGGGCGCTCATGCAGGTTGCCGGCGTGCAGCCGCCCGTCACCGCCGGGCACGTCGGATTCGCCCTGGGGCCCCGGATCAACGCCCTGGGCCGCATGAGCTCGGCGGAGGCCGGGGTCGAGCTGCTCCTGACCGAGGATCCGGCGCGGGCCGAGGAACTGGCCCGGCGGCTGGACGAGGAGAATCGGGCCCGGCAGGAGATCGAGGCGGCGATCCTGGAGGAGGCCCTGGCCCAGGCGGCCGCGCTGCCGCCGGAGGAGCGGGAGTATGCCCTGGTCCTGGCGGGCGAGGGCTGGCACCACGGCGTGGTCGGCATCTGCGCCTCCCGCGTGCTGGAGGTCTACCATCGGCCGACGATCCTGCTCTCCATCGAGGGGGACGAGGTTCGGGGGTCCGCCCGGTCGATCCCGGGGTTTCACATGCAGCGGGCGCTGCTGCAGATGAGCGAGCTGTTCACCCGCTTCGGCGGGCATGCGGCGGCGGCGGGCCTGAGTCTGAGGGGGCGGGACCTGGTGCCGGAGCTGCGCAGGCGGATGAACCGGCTGGCGGCCGAATGGCTGCGGCCGGAGGACCTGGTGCCCGAGCAGCGGGTCGATGCCTTCGTCGCCCTGGACCAGATCGACGAGGGGCTGATCCGGGAGCTGGAGGCCCTGGAGCCCTTCGGCCTGGGCAACCCGGCGCCGGTGCTGGCGACGGACGGGCTGCAGGTCGTGGACGGCCGGGCCATTGGCCGGAACGGCCAGCACCTGAAGCTGTTCCTCCGGCCCGACGGCGACGGGGCGGCGGCCCCCGTGGAGGCGGTGGGCTGGAACATGGCGGTCGCCATGCCCGAACCGGGCCGGCGGATTGCGGTGGCCTACGAACCGGAGATCAACACCTACATGGGCCGCAGCCGGATCCAGCTGGTGCTGAAGGACATGAAGCCGGCCGCGGGCGGAGAGCCCTTCCGCCTGACCGACGCCCACTGCCTGGCCTGGGATCCGCTCTCCCCCTCGGTGAACGGCGCCCCGGCCGGCTTTCCGGTGCACGTTGTCGACGCCCGGGGCGGGCGGCTGGCCGGCCTGCTGGCGGCGATGGCGGGGGCAGGCCCGGCTCCCGGCGCCAGGGAGGTGGCGGCGGAGATGGAGGACGAGTGGGGCGCTGACGGCGAGGAGGCGGACCCCAAGCTCCTTTACCTGGCAGCGCTCTGCCGGCCGGCCGAAGCCCGGGCGCTGGTGCTGACGGCGAGCCCGTGGGCCGCGGCGGCGCTCGCGGACCGGTTGGAGCGGCTCGGCCCGGAGACCCGCCGCACGGTGGCCCTCTGGCTTCCGGGGGAACCGGAACCCGCGGCCGGTCGCCTGGTGGTGGCCGCCCACGGCCAGGTGGCCCGGGGACCGTACAGCGACGTCGTCCTCTGGCATCCGCCGTACGCGGCGGTCGGATACCCGGCCGAGCGGCTCCACCTGCTGTGGGACGAACAGGACTGGGCCCTCGCGGAGGAATGCCTGGGTTGGCCGTGCCCCGACCGGGACGTGCTGGTGCATCTGTACAGGCTTCTGCAGACCGGGGAGGCGAGCCCGTCGACCCTGGCGCGGCGGCTGAACGAGGTTCCCGGACCGTGGAACCGACTGCGCTACGAGAGCGGCCTGGCGATCTTCCGGGAGATCGGGCTGCTGGACGGCGCAGGGCGGCTCTGTGCGGCCCGCGGCGTGCGCTTTGACCTGGAGGCGAGCCCGCGCTATCGGCGGGGCCAGGAGGTCCGGGCGCTGCTCGCCGCACGGCAGACGTTTCCGGGTTCTGCATCGGCCTGA